Proteins encoded in a region of the Falco rusticolus isolate bFalRus1 chromosome 12, bFalRus1.pri, whole genome shotgun sequence genome:
- the PPP4R3B gene encoding serine/threonine-protein phosphatase 4 regulatory subunit 3B isoform X2, with amino-acid sequence MSDTRRRVKVYTLNEDRQWDDRGTGHVSSTYVERLKGMSLLVRAESDGSLLLESKINPNTAYQKQQDTLIVWSEAENYDLALSFQEKAGCDEIWEKICQVQGKDPSVEVTQDLIESEEEHIEEMPETSPLIDLPTCELNKLEEIADLVTSVLSSPIRREKLALALENEGYIKKLLQLFQVCENLENTEGLHHLYEIIRGILFLNKATLFEVMFSDECIMDVVGCLEYDPSLAQPKRHREFLTKTAKFKEVIPITDSELRQKIHQTYRVQYIQDIILPTPSVFEENFLSTLTSFIFFNKVEIVSMLQEDEKFLSEVFAQLTDEATDDDKRCELVNFFKEFCAFSQTLQPQNRDAFFKTLAKLGILPALEIVMGMDDLQVRSAATDIFSYLVEFSPSMVREFVMQEAQQSDDDILLINVVIEQMICDTDPELGGAVQLMGLLRTLIDPENMLATANKTEKSEFLNFFYNHCMHVLTAPLLANTSEDKCEKDAVVGSTKSNTVCPDNYQTAQLLALILELLTFCVEHHTYHIKNYIMNKDLLRRVLVLMNSKHTFLALCALRFMRRIIGLKDEFYNRYITKGNLFEPVINALLDNGTRYNLLNSAVIELFEFIRVEDIKSLIAHIVENFYNALESIEYVQTFKGLKTKYEQEKDRQNQKLNSVPSILRSNRFRRDARALEEDEEMWFNEDEEEEGEAVVPPIEKSKQEDDFPDSYEKFMETKKAKESEDKENLPKRTSAGGFKFTFSHSASAANGANGANSKSMAAQTSPASSNGSSSKNTTLTTTVTATKGSLVGLVDYPDDEDDDEEEEASPRKRPRLGS; translated from the exons GTTCGTTACTGTTAGAATCGAAGATAAATCCAAATACTGCATATCAAAAACAGCAG GACACCCTGATTGTTTggtcagaagcagaaaattatgATTTAGCACtgagttttcaagaaaaagctGGCTGTGATGAAATCTGGGAAAAAATCTGTCAG GTTCAAGGTAAAGATCCTTCAGTGGAAGTCACGCAGGACCTTATTGAGTCAGAAGAGGAACACATAGAAGAAATGCCTGAAACTAGTCCTTTGATTGACCTTCCTACTTGTGAACTCAACAAACTTGAAGAGATTGCTGACCTAGTTACCTCTGTTCTCTCCTCACCCATCCGTAGAGAAAAGCTAGCGCTGGCCTTGGAGAATGAAGGCTATATTAAAAAACTACTACAGCTTTTCCAGGTCTGCGAGAATCTGGAGAACACCGAAGGCTTACATCATCTGTATGAAATCATTAGAGGAATTTTGTTCCTCAACAAAGCAACTCTGTTTGAGGTGATGTTTTCCGATGAGTGTATTATGGATGTTGTTGGATGCCTTGAGTATGATCCTTCCTTGGCTCAGCCAAAACGGCACAGGGAGTTCTTGaccaaaacagcaaaatttaagGAGGTTATTCCTATAACAGACTCTGAACTCAGGCAAAAAATCCACCAGACTTACAGGGTACAATATATTCAGGACATCATCTTACCGACACCATCTGTTTTTgaagagaattttctttctaccctcacttcctttattttcttcaacaaaGTTGAGATTGTCAGTATGTTGCAG GAAGACGAGAAATTTTTGTCTGAAGTTTTTGCACAATTAACAGATGAAGCTACAGATGATGACAAGCGATGTGAATTG GTTAACTTTTTCAAGGAATTCTGCGCATTTTCTCAGACGTTACAACCTCAAAACAgagatgcatttttcaaaactttggCAAAGTTGGGAATTCTTCCAGCTCTTGAAATTGTAATG gGAATGGATGATCTGCAAGTTAGATCTGCTGCTACAGATATATTTTCTTATCTGGTAGAATTTAGTCCATCCATGGTCCGAGAATTTGTAATGCAAGAGGCCCAGCAGAGTGATGAT GATATCCTCCTCATCAATGTGGTCATTGAGCAGATGATCTGCGATACTGATCCTGAACTTGGGGGAGCCGTTCAGTTAATGGGCCTTTTGCGTACTCTGATAGACCCAGAGAATATGTTGGCCACAGCTaat aaaacagaaaaaagtgaatttctCAATTTCTTCTACAACCATTGTATGCACGTCCTTACTGCACCGCTACTGGCTAATACATCGGAAGATAAATGTGAAAAAG ATGCAGTAGTTGGGTCCACTAAGAGTAATACAGTTTGTCCTG ATAATTATCAAACGGCACAACTACTTGCCTTAATTTTGGAGCTGCTTACTTTTTGTGTGGAACACCACACGTATCACATCAAGAATTACATTATGAACAAAGATTTGCTAAGAAGAGTACTGGTCTTGATGAATTCAAAACACACATTTCTGGCCTTGT GCGCTCTTCGCTTTATGAGGAGAATAATTGGTCTAAAAGATGAATTTTATAACCGTTATATCACCAAGGGAAACCTGTTTGAACCAGTTATAAATGCTCTGTTGGATAATGGAACTAGATACAATCTGCTCAACTCTGCTGTGATTGAGCTGTTTGAATTCATCAGAGTG GAAGATATCAAGTCCCTTATTGCACATATAGTTGAAAACTTTTATAATGCACTTGAATCTATCGAATATGTTCAGACATTCAAGGGACTGAAGACAAAATACGAGCAAGAAAAAGACcgacaaaaccagaaactgaaCAG TGTTCCATCTATATTGCGTAGCAATAGATTTCGCAGAGATGCAAGAGCCTTagaggaggatgaagaaatGTGGTTCAATGAAGACGAAGAGGAAGAAGGTGAAGCTGTTGTGCCTCCAATTGAGAAGTCAAAACAGGAGGATGATTTTCCAGATAGCTATGAAAAATTTATGGAAACTAAAAAAG CTAAGGAGAGTGAAGACAAAGAGAATCTTCCAAAAAGGACTTCAGCTGGGGGATTCAAATTCACTTTTTCCCACTCAGCCAGCGCAGCCAATGGTGCAAACGGTGCAAACAGTAAATCCATGGCAGCTCAGACGTCACCAGCAAGCTCCAACGGCTCCTCTTCAAAGAACACAACCCTGACCACAACGGTGACAGCCACCAAG GGAAGTCTAGTTGGCCTAGTGGATTATCctgatgatgaagatgatgatgaagaagAGGAGGCATCTCCAAGGAAAAGACCACGTCTGGGTTCATAA